A genome region from Natronosalvus rutilus includes the following:
- the nuoK gene encoding NADH-quinone oxidoreductase subunit NuoK, translated as MTVAVTSYVLLAIALFCIGLFGVLTRRNALMFLMSVELMLNAANVNLIAFSSYHGNLTGQVFALFTMALAAAEVAVGLGIILVLYRNFRDVDVTVPSAMRW; from the coding sequence GTGACCGTCGCGGTCACGTCCTACGTCTTGCTGGCGATAGCCCTGTTCTGTATCGGGCTGTTCGGCGTCCTGACGCGTCGCAACGCACTGATGTTCCTGATGTCCGTCGAGCTGATGCTGAACGCGGCCAACGTCAATCTGATCGCGTTCTCGTCCTACCACGGCAATCTCACGGGGCAAGTGTTCGCCCTGTTTACGATGGCGCTGGCCGCCGCGGAGGTCGCCGTCGGCCTCGGGATCATCCTGGTGCTGTATCGCAACTTCCGTGACGTCGACGTCACGGTTCCGTCGGCAATGAGGTGGTAA